One stretch of Enoplosus armatus isolate fEnoArm2 chromosome 1, fEnoArm2.hap1, whole genome shotgun sequence DNA includes these proteins:
- the kbtbd13a gene encoding kelch repeat and BTB domain-containing protein 13, translated as MESSSCPRFSQQPGHYKAPDSLRVRIHHSSFLVDKTLLAESCEYFRALFQSGMRECQQDEIHLRCVGVLGFVVMLRVLDRERPVLNSDQIVEAIQCAAFLQVPALTKHLINIINSENCLLMYHTAATFGVWELSHSSALFIRDMYSDLREDVHTLPNKLVEYIESLLPSSYMAVCSHSPSTELLQDLQRTVCYLDEDNGEWRVLTHLPVSTSTTMAGVAVLDNKLYIIGGVHDVSKKVVETGFCYNPAANTWSTIRGPRQLRYNFTLIGHEGCLYAVGGEYNMKALPSVERYRVSNGSWSLVSPLPCPAASVVSAVATNRIFICLWRGKGATDIHEYIPEQDKWLLVTTLVRQHSYGLYMVAHKDNLYVMRNGPCDDFLLCVMDCYNLSSGQWTAMSGQYGNSKGSLFTAVVRGDSVFTLSRQVTTEYTVEDYTWRRKREMKGFGRIGSIYTFLMRLPKATASLTGNSPGRTQNQNLRDLTDCPKFSPQCSGDP; from the coding sequence ATGGAGTCCAGCAGCTGTCCACgcttcagccagcagccaggACACTACAAGGCACCGGACAGCCTGAGGGTCCGCATTCACCACAGCTCTTTCCTTGTGGATAAGACCCTCCTGGCTGAGAGCTGCGAGTACTTCAGAGCACTGTTCCAGTCGGGAATGAGGGAGTGCCAACAGGACGAGATCCACCTGCGATGCGTGGGGGTTCTGGGGTTCGTGGTCATGCTGCGGGTCCTGGACAGGGAGCGACCCGTGCTGAACAGCGACCAGATTGTGGAAGCCATCCAGTGTGCGGCTTTCTTGCAGGTGCCGGCTCTCACCAAGCACTTGATCAACATCATCAATTCTGAAAACTGCCTACTCATGTACCACACAGCCGCCACCTTCGGTGTGTGGGAGCTCTCCCACAGTTCAGCCTTGTTCATCAGAGATATGTACTCTGACCTGAGGGAGGATGTTCACACCTTACCCAACAAGCTTGTAGAGTACATCGAGTCTCTTCTACCGAGTAGCTACATGGCAGTGTGCAGCCACTCGCCctccactgagctgctgcaggacctCCAGAGGACCGTCTGCTACCTGGACGAAGACAACGGAGAGTGGAGGGTCCTGACACATCTACCTGTGAGCACGAGCACCACCATGGCCGGCGTGGCCGTCCTGGACAACAAACTTTACATCATCGGAGGAGTGCATGACGTAAGCAAGAAGGTAGTAGAGACTGGTTTCTGTTACAACCCCGCAGCTAACACATGGTCCACCATCCGTGGCCCCCGGCAGCTACGCTACAACTTCACTCTGATAGGTCATGAGGGCTGCCTCTACGCCGTAGGAGGGGAGTACAACATGAAGGCCCTGCCATCTGTGGAGAGATACAGGGTGTCTAATGGAAGCTGGAGTTTGgtctcccccctcccctgcccCGCAGCCTCGGTGGTGTCTGCTGTAGCCACTAACAGGatcttcatctgtctctggaGAGGTAAGGGGGCCACAGATATACACGAGTACATACCTGAACAGGACAAGTGGCTTCTGGTCACCACGCTCGTCCGCCAACACAGTTACGGCCTTTATATGGTGGCCCATAAGGACAATCTGTATGTGATGCGCAATGGACCCTGTGATGACTTCTTACTGTGTGTGATGGACTGCTACAACCTGAGCTCAGGCCAGTGGACGGCCATGTCGGGTCAGTACGGGAACAGTAAGGGCTCTCTGTTCACTGCCGTGGTCAGAGGAGACTCTGTGTTCACCCTCAGCCGCCAGGTGACCACAGAGTACACCGTAGAGGATTACACATGGAGGCGGAAGCGTGAGATGAAAGGTTTTGGCAGGATTGGATCCATATACACATTTCTCATGAGGCTGCCTAAAGCCACCGCCTCCCTCACGGGAAACTCTCCGGGTCGGACTCAGAATCAAAACCTCAGAGACCTTACTGATTGTCCCAAATTCTCCCCACAGTGCTCTGGTGACCCGTAG
- the rasl12 gene encoding ras-like protein family member 12 isoform X1: protein MSMMFGKVKTCNSAAAAAAPDRSPADCNLVLLGVTGSGKSALTVKFLTKRFISEYDPHLEDIYSSEETVDRQPVTVRVMDTCDQEGPVNSERYLSWASAFLVVYSIDNMESFKGCQLYLQTLALHSKTFRPQTPIILLGNKLDMDRYRPVSQCDAEALASRFGCLFFEVSACLDFRSVQHVFYEAVRRARRGGERGRLVPAVYISEDKALLGVPSFTTPCYKELPAPATAKLVTVKTSRAQSKRRAATLTLLKGFKIF from the exons ATGTCGATGATGTTTGGGAAAGTGAAGACGTGtaactctgcagcagcagcagcagctcctgacAGAAGTCCAGCCGACTGTAACCTGGTGCTGCTCGGCGTGACGGGCTCCGGGAAATCAG CACTGACTGTCAAGTTCCTCACAAAGCGCTTCATCAGTGAATATGACCCCCATCTAG AGGACATCTATTCCTCAGAAGAGACTGTGGACCGGCAGCCAGTCACGGTGAGAGTGATGGACACCTGTGACCAG gagggTCCAGTGAACAGCGAGCGCTATCTGTCGTGGGCCAGCGCCTTCCTCGTGGTCTACAGCATCGACAACATGGAGAGCTTTAAAGGCTGCCAGCTGTACCTGCAGACACTCGCCCTGCACAGCAAAACCTTCAGGCCGCAAACTCCCATCATCCTGCTGGGGAACAAGCTGGACATGGACAGATACAGGCcg GTGAGTCAGTGCGACGCCGAGGCTCTGGCGTCTCGTTTTGGCTGTTTGTTCTTCGAGGTGTCGGCCTGCCTGGACTTCCGCTCTGTGCAGCACGTCTTCTACGAGGCGGTGAGGAGGGCGAGGCGCGGGGGAGAGCGTGGCCGCCTGGTGCCGGCCGTCTACATCAGCGAGGACAAAGCCCTGCTCGGCGTCCCCTCCTTCACCACCCCCTGCTACAAGGAGCTGCCGGCCCCCGCCACCGCCAAGCTGGTCACCGTGAAGACGTCCAGAGCTCAGAGCAAACGGAGGGCCGCCACGCTCACCCTGCTCAAGGGCTTCAAGATCTtctga
- the rasl12 gene encoding ras-like protein family member 12 isoform X2, with amino-acid sequence MSMMFGKVKTCNSAAAAAAPDRSPADCNLVLLGVTGSGKSALTVKFLTKRFISEYDPHLEDIYSSEETVDRQPVTVRVMDTCDQEGPVNSERYLSWASAFLVVYSIDNMESFKGCQLYLQTLALHSKTFRPQTPIILLGNKLDMDRYRQVSQCDAEALASRFGCLFFEVSACLDFRSVQHVFYEAVRRARRGGERGRLVPAVYISEDKALLGVPSFTTPCYKELPAPATAKLVTVKTSRAQSKRRAATLTLLKGFKIF; translated from the exons ATGTCGATGATGTTTGGGAAAGTGAAGACGTGtaactctgcagcagcagcagcagctcctgacAGAAGTCCAGCCGACTGTAACCTGGTGCTGCTCGGCGTGACGGGCTCCGGGAAATCAG CACTGACTGTCAAGTTCCTCACAAAGCGCTTCATCAGTGAATATGACCCCCATCTAG AGGACATCTATTCCTCAGAAGAGACTGTGGACCGGCAGCCAGTCACGGTGAGAGTGATGGACACCTGTGACCAG gagggTCCAGTGAACAGCGAGCGCTATCTGTCGTGGGCCAGCGCCTTCCTCGTGGTCTACAGCATCGACAACATGGAGAGCTTTAAAGGCTGCCAGCTGTACCTGCAGACACTCGCCCTGCACAGCAAAACCTTCAGGCCGCAAACTCCCATCATCCTGCTGGGGAACAAGCTGGACATGGACAGATACAG GCAGGTGAGTCAGTGCGACGCCGAGGCTCTGGCGTCTCGTTTTGGCTGTTTGTTCTTCGAGGTGTCGGCCTGCCTGGACTTCCGCTCTGTGCAGCACGTCTTCTACGAGGCGGTGAGGAGGGCGAGGCGCGGGGGAGAGCGTGGCCGCCTGGTGCCGGCCGTCTACATCAGCGAGGACAAAGCCCTGCTCGGCGTCCCCTCCTTCACCACCCCCTGCTACAAGGAGCTGCCGGCCCCCGCCACCGCCAAGCTGGTCACCGTGAAGACGTCCAGAGCTCAGAGCAAACGGAGGGCCGCCACGCTCACCCTGCTCAAGGGCTTCAAGATCTtctga
- the rasl12 gene encoding ras-like protein family member 12 isoform X3, which produces MSMMFGKVKTCNSAAAAAAPDRSPADCNLVLLGVTGSGKSEDIYSSEETVDRQPVTVRVMDTCDQEGPVNSERYLSWASAFLVVYSIDNMESFKGCQLYLQTLALHSKTFRPQTPIILLGNKLDMDRYRQVSQCDAEALASRFGCLFFEVSACLDFRSVQHVFYEAVRRARRGGERGRLVPAVYISEDKALLGVPSFTTPCYKELPAPATAKLVTVKTSRAQSKRRAATLTLLKGFKIF; this is translated from the exons ATGTCGATGATGTTTGGGAAAGTGAAGACGTGtaactctgcagcagcagcagcagctcctgacAGAAGTCCAGCCGACTGTAACCTGGTGCTGCTCGGCGTGACGGGCTCCGGGAAATCAG AGGACATCTATTCCTCAGAAGAGACTGTGGACCGGCAGCCAGTCACGGTGAGAGTGATGGACACCTGTGACCAG gagggTCCAGTGAACAGCGAGCGCTATCTGTCGTGGGCCAGCGCCTTCCTCGTGGTCTACAGCATCGACAACATGGAGAGCTTTAAAGGCTGCCAGCTGTACCTGCAGACACTCGCCCTGCACAGCAAAACCTTCAGGCCGCAAACTCCCATCATCCTGCTGGGGAACAAGCTGGACATGGACAGATACAG GCAGGTGAGTCAGTGCGACGCCGAGGCTCTGGCGTCTCGTTTTGGCTGTTTGTTCTTCGAGGTGTCGGCCTGCCTGGACTTCCGCTCTGTGCAGCACGTCTTCTACGAGGCGGTGAGGAGGGCGAGGCGCGGGGGAGAGCGTGGCCGCCTGGTGCCGGCCGTCTACATCAGCGAGGACAAAGCCCTGCTCGGCGTCCCCTCCTTCACCACCCCCTGCTACAAGGAGCTGCCGGCCCCCGCCACCGCCAAGCTGGTCACCGTGAAGACGTCCAGAGCTCAGAGCAAACGGAGGGCCGCCACGCTCACCCTGCTCAAGGGCTTCAAGATCTtctga
- the LOC139283520 gene encoding uncharacterized protein encodes MLDAWILLFPLLSGARAFMIHNTQRSLCLGDSAATGEVLLKKCNLDSESQQWTWIDQGMLICVASSRCLSAIQGEPVRTRSCQGPEVDAVGLMWDCDRDRLISRNTSMLLSIDGRRLILAHDSKHSKWRSLDEGDICQEKLRSRRASDDPEEFEAAGEQAGELAAMTEEQKEYLRWFYRTEDPTTWKFVLLGLAFVCLLVGFLLLGMGAMANKNRKKIATYKAAAAAALKSEGEELLVISPLQDDSSSKPSPSLERQLQGNNPSSANGEVSDLKAGNVVLSWKDGNTSTLYPDPAAEEEKQEVSAAELEADEAVKTME; translated from the exons GGGCGAGGGCGTTCATGATCCACAACACCCAGCGCAGCCTGTGTCTAGGGGACTCGGCAGCCACGGGTGAAGTCCTGCTGAAGAAGTGCAACCTGGACTCGGAGTCTCAGCAGTGGACCTGGATCGATCAGGGCATGCTGATTTGTGTTGCATCGTCCAGATGTTTGTCGGCCATTCAGGGAGAGCCTGTCCGGACCCGGTCCTGCCAGGGGCCGGAAGTGGATGCGGTGGGGTTAATGTGGGACTGTGACAGGGACAGACTGATCAGCAGGAACACGTCGATGCTGCTGTCAATAGATGGTCGGCGTCTGATTCTCGCGCATGACAGCAAACACTCAAAGTGGAGATCTCTGGATGAGGGGGACATCTGCCAGGAAAAACTCA GATCCAGAAGGGCGTCCGATGATCCAGAAGAGTTTGAGGCTGCAGGGGAGCAGGCGGGCGAGCTGGCGGCCATGACCGAGGAACAGAAAGAGTACCTCCGCTGGTTCTATCGCACAGAGGACC CGACCACATGGAAGTTTGTGCTGCTGGGACTGGCCTTTGTCTGCCTACTTGTTGGTTTTCTGCTGCTGGGAATGGGAGCCATGGCCAACAA GAACAGAAAAAAGATTGCAACGTACAAGGCAgcggctgctgcagctctgaagaGCGAAGGTGAGGAGCTGCTGGTCATTTCACCTCTCCAAgacgacagcagcagcaaaccgTCACCGTCACTTGAGCGGCAGCTGCAGGGAAACAATCCCTCCTCAGCCAACGGGGAGGTGAGCGACCTCAAAGCGGGAAACGTCGTGCTCTCGTGGAAAGACGGCAACACCTCCACCCTGTACCCAGATCccgcagcagaggaggagaaacaggaggtgTCAGCCGCTGAGCTGGAGGCTGACGAGGCAGTGAAGACGATGGAGTGA